Genomic DNA from Penaeus chinensis breed Huanghai No. 1 chromosome 21, ASM1920278v2, whole genome shotgun sequence:
ACTTAGTACGAgagtatgcacatatacatctattaaataaaaataaaaacagttctCCAAAAAATAGCAGCCCCAAGTTGTTGTTCGTCcgagagaacaagaacaattaaattttacaaaatataataatcataattatagattatgatcattttcatcatactgtttgagatttttttctctcttctgtcgaCCACAACATAGCAAGGAATATAATACATCATTTAaaacccttttctctttttcgtaaGCAGGACTGTCGCGGTAAACAACACTTAATCATGAAAGTCTACGTACCACGATGTCTAGCTAAAAATAAAATCCTAAAACTGACAGGCAGTGATTTTTTTCTACAACTCACAACTCTTTTTTTATAGATACATTTCATCTTCtttgagaaaaagaagaggattcttattataaatatcgtCTCCACATACGTCCTATGCAGAGAGGAATGAAATGAAAGTGgaattatcattttgtatttcatggaataataaagagaaagaaaacgatgtGCAGCTTTCTATTGGACTTCTATCAACTAATACCCGCATACATCCAAACTAATACTGtgcaaaaatagaaaataaaaagttcAAATGAAGCTGCACACTCAACATCATCAGTATCTCAAAAAAATATCGTTTGAACCATGAAATCATAGTCTAAAGAAAATTAAACTATTGCCGTTTAAAAGCTTTCAAAAACAAAGAGCGAAACACATGGAAACTCTCATGCAGCAGAGAATGTTTTGATATTTGAACTAAACTTCCTTATACGAAATATGGATTTTTATAGTGAATAAACTcttctatatatacaatacatgtcCTATAGCTGACTAGAGCCTATGTTCACATAACGCGGTTCAACGGAACCGCTGCCATTAGTCTACGAAGCACCCGAAACAAGGAAACTGGGGGCGAGTTCAGAGGGCCAACTTGGCACTCTTTGGGGGCCATCGTCGAGGACCAGCTGGCGTCGTGGGCGGCGAGAGCGGGCGGGCTGGGagagcacctcctcctcctcctccttctgcggcGCCTCCGGAAGCGTCTCTGGGCGCCAGCTGGTGAGATCATCATGAAGTCGAACTCGGTGAGATCATGGGAGTCACAACGCCGAACCCGTGGGAGTGACTTTGAAGAACGACGCCAAGTCTGAAGGAACGGAAAAGCCTCTCCTTCgtgttctttcttcgttttcgccttgattctctctccctcctgggAGATCGCAGGACGCGCCCCTTACGAGTGCGAGGAGCGGGCGATGTGCAGGAAGAAGGCCACCTTGTCGGCCGCCTGGTGGCCGCACATGTTGCACGTGAAGGGGTTGCGGTAGCCGTGGTAGCCCATGTGCATGGTGTACATGACCACGTCCTTGAAGGCCATGTCGCAGAACTGGCACTGGTGGGCGCCCCTCCACTGCTCCGTGCGCGGCTGCTGTGGCTCCTCCTGCATCTCCCGGGCGTGGGCGTGGTGGGCGTCGTCGTCCTGCAGCGGCTCCAGCGGCACCAGCGGCGGCAGGGAGGCCTCCGTCGGGCGGCGCGGCGGCTCCTCGTCGTCGCGGCGCGAGTCCTCGTCGTGGCCGCTGCTCTCGCCCTCGGCGCTCTCGCTCAGCCGCATGGCGATGCGCTCCAGCTTGAAGGCGCGGCCCTTCCGCCGGCTCTTGGAGGGCGGCGTGGACGTCTCGGAGCGCGGCGGCGACGACGACTGCGGCGACGAGTGGTGCGGCGACAGCGACGCCTGCGACTCGGAGCGCGGCTCGGACGACGGCACCTTCCGCAGGTCGGAGCCCTGCTGCGGCGGCGTCTGCTCCTTGCTCAGGTCCAGCACGCCGTCGTCGTTGGGCGAGTGCGCCTGCGGGTGGGCGTGCGGCTCGTGCGGGGAGCCTTGGGGCGGCTCGTGGGCGGGGCCGTGGTCGTCGTCGGCGGGCGTGAGGCGCGGCCCGTGCAGCGCGGGGTGGGCGAAGCGCTGCAGGTGCTGCTGCAGGCCCAGCGCCGGGTGAATCTGGCCGCTCATCATCTGCTGGTACAGGAACGGGTTCATGGCGCGGGCCAGGTACTCCTTCAGGTTGTGGGCGGCGGCCAGGGGCGAGTACGGCGCGCCCGGGTCGCTGGTGGGCGGCTGCAGCGCGTGGTGTGGGTGGAAGACTGGCGCGCGCGGCGACACAGGGCGGCGCTCGGGCGACAGCGAGCGCTCCAAGGGCTTGGGCGAGTGCGGGCCGTCGTCGGCGTCGTCGCGGCGGTCGGCGGCTGCGTGAAGCAGCACGTGCTGCGAGAACACCTCGCGCAGGTCCGTGCTGAACTCGCACTGCGGGCACTTGAAGACGCCGCCTGGCGACAGCGGGTTCTTCTGCGTGAGGCGCTCGCGCTCCAGGAGGAGCTCGCGCAGCTGCTCGCGCCCCTCCAGCGTCTTCGGGGCCTCCTCGGGCGACTTCTCGAGGGCGCGCGACAGGATGGGCGACGAGCTTTGGAAGTTGGGGATCATGCTGGGGTACGGGTAGGAGAAGGGCGAGTGCGGCGGCGGCGCGCGCGGCGTCTGCGGCATGGCGGCGGGCGTGCGGCCCTGCGGCGGCTTGGAGCCCTCGCGAGGcgacgtgggcgtgggcgggggctgCGGGAGCGTGGCGCTGGCCTGCATCTGCGCCTTGAGCAGCTGCGCTTGGATCTGGTAGTGCGGCGGCAGGATGGGCATGCCGTTCTCGTCCTTCTTGAGCTTGGGGCCGCGGCGCGTGCCGTACACGTCGATGATGGGGATGGGGTTGGGCGAGCCGTCGGGGTTGAGCACCATGGCGGGGTTGTGGCCGTACTTGCGCAGGTGCAGCTTCAGGGAGTGGCAGTACTTGGTGGCGTACGTGCAGTCGGCGCAGCGGTACTGGTAGATGTTGCTGTGCGACTTCATGTGCGAGTTGAGCATGGACTTGTTGACGCACGAGTAGTTGCACTTGTTGCACTTGAAGGGCTTCGAGCCGAAGTGGTTCCTGAGGTGGTACTCGAGGTGGTGCTTGTATTCCGTGACGAAGGGGCACTTGGGGCACGTGAGCAGCTTCTCGCTCTTgatgtgcgtgcgggcgtgctcCCAGAAGTCGCCCTTGGTGATGGCCACGTACTCGCACTGCTTGCACTTGAAGGTCTTGACCTTGCCCTGCGCGTTGACGCGGGGCACGCGGATGCCCTCGAGGTCCTCGTTGGAGTCGGGGCTGAGGCCGTGCTCGTCCTGCATGTGCTCGCGCAGCTTGGGCTCCGTTCGCGCCGTGAACTCGCACTTGGCGCACTTGTGGTCGTAGTGCGTGTTGAGGTGCGCGTCGAAGTGGAAGCGCGACGCCCCCGAGTACGAGCACAGGTGGCACTGGAACACCTGCTTGTCGCCCTCGCCCTCCTTGCCCATCACGCCCGACAGCTCGAGCGCGTGCTGCAGGCGGGACAGCGGGTTCATGTCGCCTCCGTCGTGGAGGGAGGACGAGTCCATGGAGTCGTCGTGCACGTCGGGCTCCACGCTGGACGGCATGCGCTCGTCGCTGCCCTGGTAGCTCTCGCCGTACGGGGACAGCGCGTCGTCGCCGTGGCGGAACGCCGACTCGTAGCCGCGGAACGAGTCGTTCTGCTCCTCGGCCGCGTGCGCTTGCGTGCGGGCCGAGTCGGTGGGCAGGTCGGGCGACTCGCCGGCCTTGTCGATCGGCGAGCGCGTCGGCTCGGCGTGGTGGTCGGGCCGCGCGAACCGCAGGACGGAGTCGGCCTCGAAGGGGCGCGACTCCCCGTCGCTCCCCGCCGGCTGTCCCTCCGCCGCCGGCTCTTCCTTGACCACCACCTCCAGGTGCTGCTCCGCCTCGGAGATCggctgctggggggagggggcgcgggcGTCGCTCATGTCTACGTCCTGCTCGTCCTCCTCGTGGGCGACGCTCATGGGCTCCTCCTTGGGCGTGAGGGCGTCGTGCTGTGCGTAGGCCTGCTGCGCGTGCTCCTCGCGCTGCGCGGCGTACAAGTGCGAGGCCTCCTGCAGACGGGCGCGCTGCTCGTACAGGCGCCGCAACTCCTGCTGCATCTGAAGGGGGTCGTAGTGGCCGCGCTCACTCTGCATgcgggcggcgacggcggcggcttCCATGCTCATCTGCTGCTGctcgcgggcgtgggcgtgggcgcggTCGAGCTCCATGGCGGCTCGCATGGTGGCCTCGTAGCCAGCCAGCGGCGGGATGACGGACACGCGGCCCTCGTAGCTGATTCCCGCCGCGCCGTGGCGGTCCGGGGGCGAGGCGGACGTGGAGATGGCGGGAGCGCCCACCAGGGGCTTGGCGGCGCCCGTGAGGGACTGCGGGGGCGCGCTCTCGCACTCGGCGGACATGGCTTGCGCGTGGGCGGAGAAGGGGTCCAGGAAGGGCGGCTGTTGAAGCATGGGGCGGGCGGCGGGATGGGCGACCCCACTCTCCTGAAACAGAGGGCGGCCGTTAGTCTGCGTCCCAAGGTGGGCAAAGATTGAACATGAAAAGGAATTACACTAAAGGAAGATAGGGTaacttattaataaaaatataaaatccttCATACAAgcctatgataatagtaaaacatatAAAGACAATAAACTACCATTCCCTTTCGTAAACATGTCCGCATATCCCAGTCTCAAAACAGGAATTAATAATTTCTTAAGgataataactgcaatagtaccagtactaatgataaacatcaaaataagaataatttaaCAAAACTGATGTATCTTCAGTCCTTTGAAACATCAAGAGCAAATAAACTATCGCttatttttatgtacatgtattcacTACTCAACACAgtatagtaatgttgatgatgatattcatagtaacaacaacaacaataatgatgataatagtaataataataatattaataataataataacatttataataaaagcagtaatggtATACAGCCACAATAAAGATGGCGGATCATTAATCCCACAAGAAAAAAGCGCGCGAAAAAATCTTCAAACACTAATACGGTCGCTATCTCAAAAGACCATTTCTTTGCTTACGGGATGTTATTATTTACTCGCCAGGTGCGGCCGTGAGCCCTCagcgacaacaataacaaggacatAACATGGCACGAGTCTTTACACAGCCAAAAtaacttttttccctccctctattgtGGGAACACGTGACCGCGGCCAGACCCATAACGGCCAATTGgttatcgttttcattttatattcttatCGTTTTATGGACATGAATGTGCGTTTTTATTAATGGATATTATAGTTGAGTGTTGAGTTTTCTTCAAATTGATTTAGGTGAATCTTATATCTGAAGTGATTTAGATTCACGTTTAACGTAAATGGCCGCTTGTGTGGTAAACGAATGGATTTCAAAATCTACCCGCGTGTTTAATTTTCTTTCGCTACTTCTTATTAATGAACTTATCCCGGTCATCTAATACATTCATCAACAGCTCTTGTGTTCACCCGCAACCGCTAACAGGAAACAGACACAACACTGCCTAAAAAAAGGgctaaaataagacaaaaaataaccTTGATTGACTAACTGACACGGCGCCCAGCAGGTCATAACAGctgacctctccctctctctcttgtctctgtctctccgtgacctctctttcttttcttcttcctggtTTTTATTTACGGACTGACCAATCCTCCTCTCTTATATTGTATCAGAGGGATAAGAATGGACTGTTTGTGTAACCGATTACGAATTTGGCGCGCAGCTGTGATGTGGAAAGGCCGCCATTTTGTTCTGTGATAAAAGTGGAATATTATgccatttttccccttctttctctctctctttctttcttttttctggtatgtgattatgccgtttttcttctttctcctttgtgaATATTAATCTACTCCATGATCTGTTTcttgatacagataataatgtgTTTTTTAAAAATAAGACATGCTACATATGTATTGcctaatatgataatagtgaacgtaaatataatgataacaatgaaccaaaacagcaatgataataatgatgaagataatgccgatgacaataacgatatagCGAA
This window encodes:
- the LOC125036456 gene encoding uncharacterized protein LOC125036456 — its product is MVLRIKWKPGGGGPDESTKSTTNLYLKSASKRFAQEPKMASRPGCHISILPSRCNSFSCSIFAHLGTQTNGRPLFQESGVAHPAARPMLQQPPFLDPFSAHAQAMSAECESAPPQSLTGAAKPLVGAPAISTSASPPDRHGAAGISYEGRVSVIPPLAGYEATMRAAMELDRAHAHAREQQQMSMEAAAVAARMQSERGHYDPLQMQQELRRLYEQRARLQEASHLYAAQREEHAQQAYAQHDALTPKEEPMSVAHEEDEQDVDMSDARAPSPQQPISEAEQHLEVVVKEEPAAEGQPAGSDGESRPFEADSVLRFARPDHHAEPTRSPIDKAGESPDLPTDSARTQAHAAEEQNDSFRGYESAFRHGDDALSPYGESYQGSDERMPSSVEPDVHDDSMDSSSLHDGGDMNPLSRLQHALELSGVMGKEGEGDKQVFQCHLCSYSGASRFHFDAHLNTHYDHKCAKCEFTARTEPKLREHMQDEHGLSPDSNEDLEGIRVPRVNAQGKVKTFKCKQCEYVAITKGDFWEHARTHIKSEKLLTCPKCPFVTEYKHHLEYHLRNHFGSKPFKCNKCNYSCVNKSMLNSHMKSHSNIYQYRCADCTYATKYCHSLKLHLRKYGHNPAMVLNPDGSPNPIPIIDVYGTRRGPKLKKDENGMPILPPHYQIQAQLLKAQMQASATLPQPPPTPTSPREGSKPPQGRTPAAMPQTPRAPPPHSPFSYPYPSMIPNFQSSSPILSRALEKSPEEAPKTLEGREQLRELLLERERLTQKNPLSPGGVFKCPQCEFSTDLREVFSQHVLLHAAADRRDDADDGPHSPKPLERSLSPERRPVSPRAPVFHPHHALQPPTSDPGAPYSPLAAAHNLKEYLARAMNPFLYQQMMSGQIHPALGLQQHLQRFAHPALHGPRLTPADDDHGPAHEPPQGSPHEPHAHPQAHSPNDDGVLDLSKEQTPPQQGSDLRKVPSSEPRSESQASLSPHHSSPQSSSPPRSETSTPPSKSRRKGRAFKLERIAMRLSESAEGESSGHDEDSRRDDEEPPRRPTEASLPPLVPLEPLQDDDAHHAHAREMQEEPQQPRTEQWRGAHQCQFCDMAFKDVVMYTMHMGYHGYRNPFTCNMCGHQAADKVAFFLHIARSSHS